CAGCTGGCCGGGCTGGCCGAAAAGAACCATGCCAACGGCATCCTGCTGGCGCGGCGCCGTCGCGAAGTGAACTGGGCGCTCCGCCACCTGGGCCGCACCGAGAGCCACGGCGCCTACGATGCGCAGGGGCAGACCTCCTCGACGGCCGCACCGCGTCCGCTCGCGGTCGCCTGAGCCCGGTGCCCGATCCGCAAACTGCGACACCGCACCTTGCCGCCCCTGCGGCCGCGCCGGATACTGGCGCCCCGTCGCCGCCACCCGATGCATCCGTGGCCACAGTCCCGCCCCTGAGCCCGTCCTCCGCCGCCTGCGCCGCGGACGATATTCCGACCTTCGCCGACCTCAAGGCGCTGGCCGAGCTGATGGACGACGGTTACCTGCTCTGCCGGGGCGATGCGCGTCCGCTGCACGCCAACGCGGCGGCACGCGCCCTGGTCAACGACGAAGCCGATCCGCTGGCCGCCCTGTCGCGGCTGTTGCCGGCGGATGCGATCCGCACCGCGCACGAAACCGGGCGCTGGAACACCGACCTGACGCTCGACGACGGCCTGGTGCTGCAGGTGCGCGCGTATTTCCACGACAGTCCAGGCGGCGGTTACTGCATGGTGGTCTTCCACGATGTCAGCGAGGCGCATGCGCGCCAGCAGGAACTGCAGCGCCGCCACGCCCAGCTCCGGCAGACGCTGGTACGGCTGGCCGGCGCCCAGGAACAACTGGTGCAGTCGGAGAAGATGGCGTCGATCGGCCAGCTGGCCGCCGGCGTGGCGCACGAGATCAACAACCCGATCGGCTACGTGCATTCCAACCTCGGCTCGCTGCAGGAATACCTTCACAGCCTGTTCTCGCTGATCGAGGTCTACGAGCGCGCATTGCGCCTGCCCGACCCGAAGGCGATGCTGCCCGAGATCGAAGACCTGCGGGCGCGCGCCGACATCGACTTCATCACCGGCGACCTGCCGCAGCTGATGTCCGAATCGCGCGAGGGCATCGAGCGCGTCACCGCCATCGTGCGCAACCTCAAGGACTTCTCGTACTCCGGTCGCGACGACAGCTGGAAATCCGCCGACCTGCACGCCGGTCTGGATTCCACCATCAACATTATCTGGAACGAGCTGAAGTACAAGGTCACGCTGGAAAAGCACTACGGCAAGCTGCCGCTGGTGCAGTGCCGGCCGTCGGAATTGAACCAGGTGTTCATGAACATCCTGCTCAACGCCAGCCACGCCATCGACGAGCGCGGCACGATCCACGTCACCACCGGCGTGGACGGCGACGAGGTCTGGGTGGAGATCCAGGACAGTGGCCACGGCATCCCGGAGGAGATCCTGCAGCGCATCTTCGATCCGTTCTTCACCACCAAGCCGGTCGGCAGCGGCACCGGCCTGGGCCTGTCGATCTCCTACGGCATCGTCAAGAAGCACAACGGCCGCATCGAAGTGCGCAACGTGCCCGATGCCGGTGCCTGTTTCCGGATCACCCTGCCGATCCGGCAGCCGGGTCTCGACGCGGCGTAAGTGGTCTGATCCTCGTGGGAGCGACGTAAGTCGCGATCAGGGAGTTCGGTTGTTCTGAAGCTGGATCCGTGCGACTGACGGTGGTCGCATCCGGAGGCTGCCCGATGACTTGGTTTCCGCGTTCGCGACTCACGTCGCTCCCACATCGACACCCCAATCGGCATCAGCAGGACTCGAAGAACCCCAGCTTCTTCGCCCGAGGCAAGCGCTTCAGTTGCGCTTCCGCCCGCGAGGCCGCGCTGCGGTCCGGATAGCCACGACTCGCCAGCACGCGCACCGGCGGATTCGCGCGTGTGTATTTGGCGCCGGTGCCGGCGACGTGCGCGGCATAGCGCGCCTCCAGGCGATTGGTGATGCCGGCGTAGTACGTGCCGTTGCGGCATTCCAGCAGGTACAGGCACCAGCCTCCGGACGGCGGCGCGGCGGCGTCAGGCATGTGCGCGGTGGTGCGGCTGGTTCTCGTAGGTGGTGAAGGCCTGGCGGATGTGCTCGCGCAGGTCGTCGTCGTTCCAGGGTTTGGTCAGGAAACGGTAGATCTCGCCGCGGTTGATCGCCTCGGTGACGGTGGCCAGGTCGGTGTAGCCCGACAGCACCAGCCGGATGGTGTCCGGGTACAGCAGGCGCACGCGGCCGAGGAACTCGGTGCCGCTCATGTCGGACATGCGCTGGTCGGACAGGATGACCTGCACGTCGTTGGTCGCCAGCAGCTCGAAGGCGTCGGTGACGTTGCTGGCGGCGAGGATGCGATAACCGTCGCGGCGGAACAGGCGCACCAGCGAGCGCAGGATGTTCTCTTCGTCGTCCAGCAGCAGCAGCGTACGGTCGGGCTTGGTGGCGGCGAACGCATCCGCGCGCAGGTAGCGGCGGCGCAGCACGGCACCGGCATCCTCGGCCGACATCGGTTCGCCGAACAGGTGGCCCTGGAACATGTCGCACTGGTTGCGGCGCAGGAAGCCGAGCTGGGTGTCGGTCTCCACGCCGTGCGCGATGACCTTCATGCCCAGCTGATGGCCCATCGCGATGATGGCGCAGGTGATGGCGACCTCGCGGGGGCTGGAGGGCACGCCCTTGACGAAGTTGCGGTCGATCTTGATCTTGTCCACCGAGAACCGCACCAGCGAATCCAGGTTGGAATCGCCCATGCCGAAATCGTCCAGCGTCAGCCGCACGCCTTCGCGGTGCAGCTGCGCCAGCGTGCGGTGGACCAGGTTCATGTCCTTGGCCAGCGCGTTCTGGCGCACTTCCAGCACCACCATCTGCGGCGGAATGCCGGCCTCCTGCATCGCCTCCAGCACCTCGGATACGAAGCTGGGACGCAGCAGCTGCAGCGTCGACACGTTGACCGCGATCTCGAAGTCGTCGAAGCCCCAGTCGCGCCACACGCGCGCCTGCTTGAAGGCGTTGCGCAGCACCCAGTCGCCGATCTGCACGATCACGCCCAGCTTCTCGGCCACGTGCATGAAGCGCTCCGGCACCAGCAGGCCCAGTGCGGGGGAATACCAGCGCAGCAGGGTTTCCATGCCCACCACGCGGCCGTCGTGCGCATTGATCTGCGGCTGGTAGAACAGGCGAAGTTCGTTGTGGTGGATGGCGTTGACGATCTGCCGGGCGATGATGCTGTCGCTGCGCGCGGTGATGGCCGCGCCGCGCCGGTACAGGCGCACCAGGTTCATGCCCTCGTGCTTGGCCTGTTCCATCGCGCTTTCCGCGCACTGCAGCAGGCCCGAGGCGGTGTCGGCATGCTCGGGGCACAGCGCCACGCCCAGGGTGCCGGTGAGGAACAGCGTGTACGGCAGCACCGTCATCGGCAGTTCGATCTGCTCGCGCAGCAGGTCGCCGAAGCGCTCCGGCGGCAGCGTGCCCGGCACGCGCGGCACCGCCACGATGAACTCGTCGCTGCCGTGGCGCCACGCCCGCGCTTCGGGGCCGAGCGCCCGCTGCAGGCGGTCGCTGAGGATCGCCAGCGCTTCGTCGCCGACCTCCACGCCCATGTTCTCGTTGATCGACCGGAAGTGGTCGATGTCCAGGTACAGCAGCATCATCGGCGTGCCGTCGTTCGTGGCGGCCTCGACCATGCGCTGCAGGTCGGCTTCGCCGGCGCCGAGGCGCGGCAGGCGGGGCAGGTGGGCGTGTTCGGAATTCACGCGGGATCGGCGGGTGTCACGGACGTGGGGCCATAGGGTAGGCGAAGTCGCCAGTGCGTGCCCGGCAGCACGTCCAGATGTCCGCCTACCGCCCTGGCCAGCGCCTGCAGCAGCGGCAGTTCGGGCAGGTCGGGCTCGCCGTCCATGCGCAGGTCGAGCGCGAAGCCGCCCGACCCGTCGTCACTCCCCGCGAGCGCTGCGCTCGGCACGCGCCCCGTCCCGGCGGCGGCACGCAGGATGACCTGCGCGATGCGGAACGCGACCAGTGCGGCGTCGGATGCAGGTGCGTGCGGCAGCGGTGCGAGCGTCAGCGCGGCGCCGGCGAACAGGCGTTCGTGCTCGGCGCGCAGCGCGGCGTCCAGGCCGATCGAGTCCAGCTGCGGCGGGTGCAGCGTGGCATGCAGGTCGCGCACGATGGCGACGGCCTCGTCGCTGGCGCGGATGATCTCCTGCAGGTCTTCGGCGCGCAGGTCGGGATCGTCTTCCGACTGCACCAGGTGGGCGCCCATGCGGATCGCCGACAGGGCCTGGCCGACCTGGTTGTGCAGGGCGCGGCCGACGCGATGGCGGTCGGCCTCCTGCAGGCGGAACAGCTGCAACAGCAGGTCGGGTGGCGGCGTGGACATGGGCGCTGCGGAGAGGGAACCGCCGGCAGTATGCCAGCGGTGCCGCCGCGCGATGGCCCGGCGATGCCCCGAACGCAGCGGGGCGGCCATCGCTGGCCGCCCCGTCGTGTCGTGGCTGTCGCGTTCGGGCGGTCAGAACAGCTCGACCGTGCCCGCGCCCATGTTCTGCTGGGCGACCGGCTTGTGCGGCGGACGCTCCCATTCCGTGCGCTGGTCGCGCAGGCGGTTGCCGATCAGGCGCAACGCGTTGAGCAGTTCGTTGTCGGTGGCGCCGCCGCTGCGGTGCAGCAGTTCCTGCAGGGCGACGGCTTCCTTGTTGATCGCGGCCAGGCGGTCGAGGTGCGTCTGCGCGCTGCCCAGCGACTGCGTGGCGATGTCCTCGAACTGCAGCGAGCGGACGGCGTCGGCGACGCTGGCGTCGATCGCGTGGCCGCACATCGAGACCTCGCGCATGCCGTCGCCCAGCGAGGCGTTGATCGCGGCGACCTGGTTGAGCATGCCGGCCGCTTCCGAACGCGCTTCCCGCGAACGGTCGAGGTCGCGCGAGGCCATGTTGGAGACGGTGTCGCGCACCTTGGCGATGGATTCCTTCGAGCTGTGGGCCAGCTTGCGGATCTGCTCGTTGAAGGCGGTGGAGCGCTCGGACAGGTTGCGCACTTCGTCGGCGACCACCGCGAAGCCGCGACCGGCTTCGCCGGCGCGCGCGGCTTCGATGGCGGCGTTCAGCGCCAGCAGGTTGGTCTGGTCGGCGATCGACTTGACGTCTTCCAGCAGCGAGAAGATGCCGTCCAGGTGCTGCGCCATGTCGTCGATGTGGTGCACGGTGGTGCCGCTCTGGCCGGCCACCTGCTCCAGCGCCTCGACCAGCTGTTCCATGCGCTGGCTGGCGTTCTGGGCGAAGCGCGCCACGTCCACGCCGGCGCGGTCGCCGTCGCCGTTGCGGTCGATGATGCGCGAGATCGCCGCGCTCTGTTCGCGCGACTTGCGGTTCATCGCATCGAAACTGCCGCCGAGGTTGTTGACCGCTTCGCGGATCAGTTCGCGGGCGCGGTCGATCTCGCTGCGCGAGCCTTCGATCTCGTTGTTGACGAAGCGGCGCAGTTCGGTCAGCAGGGCGTCCTGCTCGCGCACCACGCTGGCGTGCTCGGGCGAGATCTGCTGCCCGTTGGTCGCCGTGAGCCACGCGAAGATCAGCCACGCCAGCGTCAGCGACGTCAGCAGGGCCCATTGCAGGGCGTTGGGCCAGTCGAAGCCGACCGACAGCGGGAACAGCAGGGTCAGGATGAGGGGTGCCGCCAGACGAACCAGGATGCGCGAGTACATGGGTGCTCTCTGATGAAGCTCACTGTTGAGTATCGGCCGTGCGGAACGGCTCTTTAGGCGGGAATTCGTGCGGTTTTGCGATCGCGTGCGATCTGTGACCGGTGTTGCTGCCCCAGTAGGAGCGACGTGAGTCGCGACCGCGGCAGGGAAACCACTGCTGGCGTTGCCGGAGCGGCGCGGCTGACCGTCACCGCTTCCTGCTTGTGTCTCGGGCCACGACGGTGGTGGGCGTGCGGTCGCGACTTACGTCGCTCCTACAGCAGTCCCGCAGCGGCGATGCCGCCAGCTCAGGCGATCGCCGCGGCCAGGTCGAGCAGGCGCTGGGCGATGCGGTCCAGCGGCAGGGCTTCCTTGGCGGCGCCCAGCCGCATGGCGGCGCCGGGCATGCCCCAGACCACGCTGGTCGCCTCGTCCTGCACCAGGGTGGGCGCGCCGGCCTGGCTCATTTCCAGCAGGCCGCGGGCGCCGTCGTCGCCCATGCCGGTGAGGATGGCGCCGACCGCGTTGCCGCCGGCGCTCTGCGCGACCGAGCGGAACAGCACGTCGACCGCCGGCTTGTGGCGGTTCACCGCCGGGCCGTCGTCGATGCGGGCACGCCAGCGGGCGCCGTCGCGGATGATGCGCATGTGCTGGCCGCCGGGCGGCAGGTAGGCATGGCCCGGCAGGATGGCCTCGCCGTCGCTGGCCTCGCGCACGGCCATGGCCGAATGGCGGTCCAGGCGTTCGGCGAAGGCGCGGCTGAAGCCGGCGGGGATGTGCTGGGTCATCACGATGGCGGGCGCATCGGCCGGCATCTGCTCCAGCACCACGCGCAGCGCCTCGGTGCCGCCGGCGGACGCGCCGATGGCGATCAGGCGGTCGGTGGTGCGGAAGCGCAGGGCGGGCGGTGCGGGCAGGGCGGCGTCGAGGTTCAGGCGCGGCGCCCCCTGGCGCGCCAGCGGGCGCACGCGCGCCTTCGCCGCCGCCTTGACCTTGGCGATGATCTCGTCCGAGTACGCCTGCAGGCCGCTGGCGACGTCGAGCTTGGGCTTGGAGACGAAGTCCACCGCGCCCAGCGCCAGCGCCTGCAGCGTGGTGTCCGCGCCGCGCTCGGTGAGCGAGGAGATCATCACCACCGGCATCGGCCGCAGGCGCATGACGTTCTCCAGGAACGCCAGGCCGTCCATGCGCGGCATTTCCACGTCCAGCGTCATCACGTCGGGATTCAGGCGCTTGATCTTGTCGCGCGCCAGCAGCGGATCGGCGGCCGAACCGACCACCTCGATGCCGGGGTCGCGCGACAGGATTTCGGTTAGCATCTGGCGCACGACCGCCGAGTCGTCGACGATCAGCACGCGGCAAGGGGTCATGCTCATCAGAACAGCTCCACGCCCCCGGTGACGGGAGCCTTGGACAGGCGGGCGCGGGCCGCGGACTCGGCGGCCAGCACTTCGGCATCGTGCGCGTGCGGCAGGCGCTGCACGACCGCGCGGCCGCTGTCGGGGAAGTACCAGACCTTGCGCGGATGGATGCCACGCAGGTCTTCGGCCACCACCGGGATGCGTTCGGCGTCCAGGTAGCGGCGGACGAATTCGGCGTTGCGGGTGCCGACCGGATTGCTGGTGAAGCCCTTCAGCACGTTGGCGCCGCCGAACACCTTGGCCTGCAGACGGTTGCGTGCGGCACCGCGCTTGAGCAGGTCGTTGATCAGCAGTTCCATCGCATAGCTGCCGTAGCGCGCGGGCGCGCCGTCGCCGACATTGCCGTCGGGCAGCAGAAAGTGGTTCATACCGCCGAGCTTGAGCAGCGGGTCGCGGATGCACGCGGCCACGCATGAGCCCAGCACGGTGACCAGCGCGGTGTGGTCGTCCACCACCAGGTACTGCGTGGGCAGCAGCTTGGCGGCGTCGGTCTTGAAGCGGATGTCGTGGTAGCGCAGCACGCTGCCATCGGCGAAGGCGGCCGCGGCGGCGCTCATGCGGCGGCTCCGGCGCGGCGGTACAGCGTGCGGCCGCAGGGCTGGATGATGTCCGCGGCGTGCAGGTAGTTCTCCGAGTGCCCGGTGTACAGCATGCCGTCGTCGGCCAGGTGCGGCACCAGGCGGGTGAGGATGCCGCGCTGGGTCGGCTTGTCGAAATAGATCATCACGTTGCGGCAGAACAGCGCGGTGAACGGACCGGCCACGTCGTAGCGGGGCGCCAGCAGGTTGAGCGGGCGGAAGTCGATCAGCTGGCGCAGCGCCGGATGCACGCGGCACTTGCCTTCGTTGGGACCGCTGCCGCGCTGGAAGTAGCGCCGCTTCAGCGCGTCGTCGAGGCCGGCGATGCGTTCGACCGGATACACGCCGCGCTCGCCGGTGGCCAGGACCTGGGTGTCCACGTCGGTAGCCAGGATGCGCACCGGCGGGGTCAGCGTACCGTAGGCCTCGCAGGCGGAGATGGCGATCGAATACGGTTCCTCCCCGGTGGAGGCGGCACAGGTCCAGATTTTCAGCGGGCCGTCGTGGCGTCGTTTGGCCAGTTCTTCCTGCAGCCGATCGAAATGGTGCGGTTCGCGGAAGAACGAGGTGAGGTTGGTGGTCAGCGCGTTGGTGAACGCCTGCCATTCGTCGCCGCCATCGCGTTCCAGCCGGTCCAGGTAGTCCTTGAAGCTGCGCAGGCCGAGCGCGCGCAGGCGCCGCGAGAGGCGGCCATAGACCATATCGCGCTTGCCGTCGGCCAGCGCGATGCCGGCACGCTGGCGGATCAGGTCGGCGACGCGGCGGAAATCGCGGTCGTCGAACTCGAAGTCGCGTGCGCCGCTCGCCGCCGTGTCGTCGTGCGCGGGGGCGGAGGAAGTCCGTCGGGTCGGAGGTGCCGGAACAAGGGGGCGGGGACTGACGGACATGGGATCTCGGAAGAGAGGGCTGCTGTCGGATTACTCGGCCGACGCCCCGTCGGAAGGACGGGGCGTCGGCATGTCCACGTGATGCAAGCGGCGTGCCTCAGAACTCCTGCCAGTCGTCGCCGTCGGCCAGTGCCGGCTCCAGCGGCGCGGGAGCGCTGCTGCGGGCGACCGTCGGGCGGGCGCTGGCGGGGGCGGGCGCGGCCTTGGCGGGCTTGGGCGCCGCGGTCGGGACGGACGGGGCCTGGGCATGCAGCTTGAACACCGAGACCGATTCGCTCAGCGCCAGCGCCTGCTCTTCCATCGAGCGGGCGGCGGCCGAGGCTTCCTCCACCAGCGCGGCGTTCTGCTGGGTGGTCTCGTCCATCTGGGTGATGGTCTGGTTGACCTGCTCGATGCCGGCGCTCTGTTCCTGCGAGGCGGCGGAGATCTCGGCCATGATGTCGGTCACGCGCTGCACCGAGGCGACGATCTCGCCCATGGTGGCGCCCGCCTGGTTCACCAGCTTGGAGCCGTCGGCGACCTTGTCCACCGAGGTCTCGATCAGCCCCTTGATCTCCTTGGCCGCGTTGGCCGAGCGCTGGGCCAGCGTGCGCACTTCCGACGCCACGACCGCGAAGCCGCGGCCCTGTTCGCCGGCACGCGCGGCTTCCACCGCCGCATTGAGCGCCAGGATGTTGGTCTGGAAGGCGATGCCGTCGATGACCGAGATGATGTCGGCGATCTTCTTCGACGACTGCTCGATGTCGCGCATCGTCGTGACGACCTTGCCCACGACCTCACCACCCTGCGAGGCGACGCCCGCCGCGCCCTGCGCCAGCTGGTTGGCCTGGCGGGCCGATTCGGCGTTCTGGCGCACGGTGGAGGTCAGTTCCTCCATCGAGGCGGCGGTCTCTTCCAGGTTGGCGGCCTGCTGCTCGGTGCGGCGCGACAGGTCCGAGTTGCCCGACGCGATCTCGCCGGCGGCGGTGTTGATGCTGCTCGAGGCGTCCTGGATGCGGCCGACGATGTCGGTCAGCTGGGCGACGGTGGCGTCGGCATCGTCGCGCATGGCGGCGAACACGCCATGGAAGTCGCCCTGCATGCGTGCGGTCAGGTCGCCACGGGCGATGGCCTTCAGCAGTTCGGACACTTCGGCCAGGTTGCCGTCGGTGGTCTCCATCAGCTGGTTCAGGCCGTCGATCATGTCGCGGAAGTCGTACTGGTACTTGTCCACGTCGCCGCGCTGGCTGAAGTCGCCGGCCGAGGCCGCCATCGCCAGGCGCTTGATCTCGCCGTTGATCGCCGACAGGTTGGCCTTGGTGGCGTCCATCGTCTCGGTGAGGTTGGCCTTCTCGCCCGGCAGCTTGGGCATGTCCAGGCTCAGGTCGCCGATCGAATAGCGCTGCATGATCTTCAGCGCATCGCCGATGGCCTGCAGGTGCGAGGCGACCAGGGCGTTGGTGTCGCGCACCATGCGGCCGTACTCGCCGGGGAACGCGCTGTCGTCCATGCGGTAGCTGATCTGGCCTTCGTCGTGGCGCGCGGCCATCTCGCCCTGGGCGGAGATCACCGACTGCACCTGCGTCTGCATGCGCTGCATGGCGCTGAGCAGCTGGCCGACTTCGTCCGAGCGGCTGGTGTCGATCTTGCCGTCCAGCTTGCCGGCGGAGACGTCGTTGGCCACGCGCACGGCTTCGCCGACGGCGTTGGCGATGGTGCGGGCGAAGAACCACGCCAGCGCGAGACCGCCGACGATGCCGGCCAGCAGCATGATGACCATCAGGGTGCTGGAGGCGGTATACGTGCTGTCCGCGCTTTCGCTGGCCAGCTTGGCTTCCTTGTCGACGATGGCGATCAGGGCCGTCAGCGCATCGGTCGCCTTGGCGTGGCGGTCGCGCGTCTCGCCGATGAAGGTGTCCACGGCATCGTCCGGCAGGCCGAGATCGGTCATTTCCTGCACGTCGGCATACGACTGCTTGGCCGAAGCCCATTCCTTGACGAACAGGTCGTAGGCCTTCTTCTCTTCGGCGGTGGCGATCAGCTTCGCGTAGTCCTTGATGGCCGCATCGATCAGCTTCCCGTCCTTCTCGGCCTTGGCCTTGGCTTCGGCCTTGACGGCATCGCTGGCACGCACGTGCTGGCGATAGGCGGTGGTCCGGTACTCGAAGATCTGCGCGCGCAGGTCGCCCGCGGCCTTCACGCTGGGCAGCACGTTGCCGGTGACTTCCGTGGTGGCGCCGTTCAACGAATTGAGGCCGACGAACGCGGCGATGCCCTGGACCAGCATCAGGGCCAGTACGACGCCGAAGGCGAGCATCATCTTCGTCGTCAGTTTGAGGTTCTTGATCCGCTGCATGGGATTCTTTTTCCTTTACCGGGGCGCGCGCCGCGCCGCACTCAGTGGCAACCAGACCCGGGCAGGGCGTTGCGCCCTGCCCGTGAAGCGGATCAGCGGATCGTGGCCAGCTTCAGGTTGGACGGCGAGCTCACGACGATCTCGGCACGCGAC
This window of the Pseudoxanthomonas sp. genome carries:
- a CDS encoding flagellar protein FlgN yields the protein MTHASLQRLSAALEGERCAIVEHDVEALVRCTQDKLDALRALETAAAGFGFPEELREQLAGLAEKNHANGILLARRRREVNWALRHLGRTESHGAYDAQGQTSSTAAPRPLAVA
- a CDS encoding ATP-binding protein gives rise to the protein MSPSSAACAADDIPTFADLKALAELMDDGYLLCRGDARPLHANAAARALVNDEADPLAALSRLLPADAIRTAHETGRWNTDLTLDDGLVLQVRAYFHDSPGGGYCMVVFHDVSEAHARQQELQRRHAQLRQTLVRLAGAQEQLVQSEKMASIGQLAAGVAHEINNPIGYVHSNLGSLQEYLHSLFSLIEVYERALRLPDPKAMLPEIEDLRARADIDFITGDLPQLMSESREGIERVTAIVRNLKDFSYSGRDDSWKSADLHAGLDSTINIIWNELKYKVTLEKHYGKLPLVQCRPSELNQVFMNILLNASHAIDERGTIHVTTGVDGDEVWVEIQDSGHGIPEEILQRIFDPFFTTKPVGSGTGLGLSISYGIVKKHNGRIEVRNVPDAGACFRITLPIRQPGLDAA
- a CDS encoding GIY-YIG nuclease family protein, translated to MPDAAAPPSGGWCLYLLECRNGTYYAGITNRLEARYAAHVAGTGAKYTRANPPVRVLASRGYPDRSAASRAEAQLKRLPRAKKLGFFESC
- a CDS encoding EAL domain-containing protein; this encodes MNSEHAHLPRLPRLGAGEADLQRMVEAATNDGTPMMLLYLDIDHFRSINENMGVEVGDEALAILSDRLQRALGPEARAWRHGSDEFIVAVPRVPGTLPPERFGDLLREQIELPMTVLPYTLFLTGTLGVALCPEHADTASGLLQCAESAMEQAKHEGMNLVRLYRRGAAITARSDSIIARQIVNAIHHNELRLFYQPQINAHDGRVVGMETLLRWYSPALGLLVPERFMHVAEKLGVIVQIGDWVLRNAFKQARVWRDWGFDDFEIAVNVSTLQLLRPSFVSEVLEAMQEAGIPPQMVVLEVRQNALAKDMNLVHRTLAQLHREGVRLTLDDFGMGDSNLDSLVRFSVDKIKIDRNFVKGVPSSPREVAITCAIIAMGHQLGMKVIAHGVETDTQLGFLRRNQCDMFQGHLFGEPMSAEDAGAVLRRRYLRADAFAATKPDRTLLLLDDEENILRSLVRLFRRDGYRILAASNVTDAFELLATNDVQVILSDQRMSDMSGTEFLGRVRLLYPDTIRLVLSGYTDLATVTEAINRGEIYRFLTKPWNDDDLREHIRQAFTTYENQPHHRAHA
- a CDS encoding sensor histidine kinase; translation: MSTPPPDLLLQLFRLQEADRHRVGRALHNQVGQALSAIRMGAHLVQSEDDPDLRAEDLQEIIRASDEAVAIVRDLHATLHPPQLDSIGLDAALRAEHERLFAGAALTLAPLPHAPASDAALVAFRIAQVILRAAAGTGRVPSAALAGSDDGSGGFALDLRMDGEPDLPELPLLQALARAVGGHLDVLPGTHWRLRLPYGPTSVTPADPA
- a CDS encoding methyl-accepting chemotaxis protein is translated as MYSRILVRLAAPLILTLLFPLSVGFDWPNALQWALLTSLTLAWLIFAWLTATNGQQISPEHASVVREQDALLTELRRFVNNEIEGSRSEIDRARELIREAVNNLGGSFDAMNRKSREQSAAISRIIDRNGDGDRAGVDVARFAQNASQRMEQLVEALEQVAGQSGTTVHHIDDMAQHLDGIFSLLEDVKSIADQTNLLALNAAIEAARAGEAGRGFAVVADEVRNLSERSTAFNEQIRKLAHSSKESIAKVRDTVSNMASRDLDRSREARSEAAGMLNQVAAINASLGDGMREVSMCGHAIDASVADAVRSLQFEDIATQSLGSAQTHLDRLAAINKEAVALQELLHRSGGATDNELLNALRLIGNRLRDQRTEWERPPHKPVAQQNMGAGTVELF
- a CDS encoding protein-glutamate methylesterase/protein-glutamine glutaminase; this translates as MSMTPCRVLIVDDSAVVRQMLTEILSRDPGIEVVGSAADPLLARDKIKRLNPDVMTLDVEMPRMDGLAFLENVMRLRPMPVVMISSLTERGADTTLQALALGAVDFVSKPKLDVASGLQAYSDEIIAKVKAAAKARVRPLARQGAPRLNLDAALPAPPALRFRTTDRLIAIGASAGGTEALRVVLEQMPADAPAIVMTQHIPAGFSRAFAERLDRHSAMAVREASDGEAILPGHAYLPPGGQHMRIIRDGARWRARIDDGPAVNRHKPAVDVLFRSVAQSAGGNAVGAILTGMGDDGARGLLEMSQAGAPTLVQDEATSVVWGMPGAAMRLGAAKEALPLDRIAQRLLDLAAAIA
- the cheD gene encoding chemoreceptor glutamine deamidase CheD, with the protein product MSAAAAAFADGSVLRYHDIRFKTDAAKLLPTQYLVVDDHTALVTVLGSCVAACIRDPLLKLGGMNHFLLPDGNVGDGAPARYGSYAMELLINDLLKRGAARNRLQAKVFGGANVLKGFTSNPVGTRNAEFVRRYLDAERIPVVAEDLRGIHPRKVWYFPDSGRAVVQRLPHAHDAEVLAAESAARARLSKAPVTGGVELF
- a CDS encoding CheR family methyltransferase produces the protein MSVSPRPLVPAPPTRRTSSAPAHDDTAASGARDFEFDDRDFRRVADLIRQRAGIALADGKRDMVYGRLSRRLRALGLRSFKDYLDRLERDGGDEWQAFTNALTTNLTSFFREPHHFDRLQEELAKRRHDGPLKIWTCAASTGEEPYSIAISACEAYGTLTPPVRILATDVDTQVLATGERGVYPVERIAGLDDALKRRYFQRGSGPNEGKCRVHPALRQLIDFRPLNLLAPRYDVAGPFTALFCRNVMIYFDKPTQRGILTRLVPHLADDGMLYTGHSENYLHAADIIQPCGRTLYRRAGAAA
- a CDS encoding methyl-accepting chemotaxis protein; the encoded protein is MQRIKNLKLTTKMMLAFGVVLALMLVQGIAAFVGLNSLNGATTEVTGNVLPSVKAAGDLRAQIFEYRTTAYRQHVRASDAVKAEAKAKAEKDGKLIDAAIKDYAKLIATAEEKKAYDLFVKEWASAKQSYADVQEMTDLGLPDDAVDTFIGETRDRHAKATDALTALIAIVDKEAKLASESADSTYTASSTLMVIMLLAGIVGGLALAWFFARTIANAVGEAVRVANDVSAGKLDGKIDTSRSDEVGQLLSAMQRMQTQVQSVISAQGEMAARHDEGQISYRMDDSAFPGEYGRMVRDTNALVASHLQAIGDALKIMQRYSIGDLSLDMPKLPGEKANLTETMDATKANLSAINGEIKRLAMAASAGDFSQRGDVDKYQYDFRDMIDGLNQLMETTDGNLAEVSELLKAIARGDLTARMQGDFHGVFAAMRDDADATVAQLTDIVGRIQDASSSINTAAGEIASGNSDLSRRTEQQAANLEETAASMEELTSTVRQNAESARQANQLAQGAAGVASQGGEVVGKVVTTMRDIEQSSKKIADIISVIDGIAFQTNILALNAAVEAARAGEQGRGFAVVASEVRTLAQRSANAAKEIKGLIETSVDKVADGSKLVNQAGATMGEIVASVQRVTDIMAEISAASQEQSAGIEQVNQTITQMDETTQQNAALVEEASAAARSMEEQALALSESVSVFKLHAQAPSVPTAAPKPAKAAPAPASARPTVARSSAPAPLEPALADGDDWQEF